The Beijerinckiaceae bacterium RH AL1 genome has a segment encoding these proteins:
- the chvI gene encoding Transcriptional regulatory protein ChvI (ID:RHAL1_01195;~source:Prodigal:2.6) produces MPNIALVDDDRNILTSVSIALEGEGYRVQTYTDGSMALDGLKTNPPDLAIFDIKMPRMDGMELLRRLRQKSDVPVIFLTSKDEEIDELFGLKMGADDYIRKPFSQRLLVERVKAILRRANPKEAAAQKESEAKILERGLLKMDPERHTCTWKNDPVTLTVTEFLILQALATRPGVVKSRNALMDAAYDDQVYVDDRTIDSHIKRLRKKFKAVDDDFEMIETLYGVGYRFKE; encoded by the coding sequence ATGCCGAACATCGCCCTGGTCGATGATGACCGTAATATCCTGACGTCCGTGTCGATCGCCCTGGAAGGCGAGGGTTACCGCGTACAGACCTACACCGACGGCTCAATGGCTCTCGATGGTCTTAAGACTAATCCGCCCGACCTCGCGATCTTCGACATCAAGATGCCGCGCATGGACGGGATGGAGCTTCTGCGCCGCCTGCGCCAGAAGTCCGATGTGCCGGTCATCTTCCTGACCTCGAAGGACGAGGAGATCGACGAGCTGTTCGGGCTCAAGATGGGCGCCGACGACTACATCAGGAAGCCGTTCTCGCAGCGCCTGCTCGTCGAGCGGGTCAAGGCGATCCTGCGCCGCGCCAACCCGAAGGAAGCCGCCGCGCAGAAGGAGTCGGAGGCCAAGATCCTCGAGCGCGGGCTCCTCAAGATGGACCCCGAGCGCCACACCTGCACCTGGAAGAACGACCCCGTGACGCTGACGGTGACCGAGTTCCTGATCCTGCAGGCGCTGGCGACGCGCCCGGGCGTCGTGAAGAGCCGCAACGCCCTGATGGACGCGGCCTACGACGACCAGGTCTACGTGGACGACCGCACCATCGACAGCCACATCAAGCGGCTGCGCAAGAAGTTCAAAGCCGTTGACGACGATTTCGAGATGATCGAGACGCTGTACGGTGTCGGTTACCGCTTCAAGGAATAG
- a CDS encoding protein of unknown function (ID:RHAL1_01194;~source:Prodigal:2.6) → MESTDESRRETEALIEAIWGPQASSAAAPPDPGIRAAQNRALAEAMKAYLQQYLADS, encoded by the coding sequence ATGGAGTCGACGGACGAGAGCCGGCGCGAGACCGAGGCGTTGATCGAGGCGATCTGGGGACCGCAGGCGTCGAGCGCGGCCGCCCCGCCCGACCCGGGGATCCGCGCCGCGCAGAACCGGGCACTCGCCGAGGCGATGAAGGCCTACCTCCAGCAATATCTCGCGGATAGCTGA
- the exoB gene encoding UDP-glucose 4-epimerase (ID:RHAL1_01187;~source:Prodigal:2.6): MSVLVTGGAGYIGGHMVLALLDAGEKVVVLDNLSTGFRWAVPDEATFVEGDFGDAELVGSVIREHAVDAVAHFAAKIVVPESVSDPLGYYLNNTAKARTLIESVVKGGVKHFIFSSTAAVYGEPPVSPVVEDIEKAPINPYGRSKLMVEWMLADTLKAHDLKAVVLRYFNVAGADPKGRLGQSTPNATHLIKIAVQAALGHRKGMDVFGTDYPTPDGSCVRDYIQVSDLIDAHMLALRHLRGGGDSLTCNCGYGRGLSVLEIVDVVKKVSGVDFPVRIASRRAGDPASLVAGADRVRATLGWAPRFADDVDAIVKQALDWERRLHNRQLG; this comes from the coding sequence ATGAGCGTTCTGGTGACCGGCGGCGCCGGCTATATCGGCGGGCACATGGTGCTCGCGCTGCTCGATGCCGGCGAGAAGGTCGTGGTGCTCGACAACCTCTCGACGGGCTTCCGCTGGGCGGTCCCGGACGAGGCGACCTTCGTCGAGGGCGACTTCGGCGATGCCGAGCTGGTCGGCAGCGTCATCCGCGAGCACGCGGTCGATGCGGTCGCGCATTTCGCGGCGAAGATCGTCGTGCCCGAATCGGTCTCCGATCCATTGGGCTACTACCTCAACAACACCGCCAAGGCGCGCACGCTGATCGAGAGCGTGGTGAAGGGCGGCGTGAAGCACTTCATCTTCTCGTCGACCGCCGCCGTCTACGGCGAGCCGCCGGTGAGCCCCGTCGTCGAGGACATCGAGAAGGCGCCGATCAACCCCTACGGCCGCTCGAAGCTGATGGTCGAGTGGATGCTCGCCGACACTTTGAAGGCGCACGACCTCAAGGCCGTCGTGCTGCGCTACTTCAACGTCGCCGGCGCCGATCCGAAAGGCCGGCTGGGACAGTCCACGCCGAACGCGACGCATCTCATCAAGATCGCCGTGCAGGCGGCGCTCGGCCACCGCAAGGGCATGGACGTCTTCGGCACCGACTACCCGACGCCCGACGGCTCCTGCGTGCGCGACTACATCCAGGTGTCGGACCTCATCGACGCGCACATGCTGGCGCTCCGGCACCTGCGCGGCGGCGGCGACAGCCTGACCTGCAACTGCGGCTACGGCCGCGGCCTCTCGGTGCTCGAGATCGTCGACGTCGTGAAGAAGGTGTCCGGCGTCGACTTCCCCGTCCGTATCGCCAGCCGCCGCGCCGGCGACCCGGCATCGCTCGTCGCCGGCGCCGACCGCGTGCGCGCGACGCTCGGCTGGGCGCCGCGCTTCGCCGACGACGTCGATGCGATCGTCAAGCAGGCGCTCGACTGGGAGCGCCGGCTGCACAACCGCCAGCTCGGCTGA
- a CDS encoding hypothetical protein (ID:RHAL1_01193;~conserved membrane protein of unknown function;~source:Prodigal:2.6), with product MTSYSLALSPLLPLPLLIALAIAGAAIVAIGVALRQRAVWLRALGLALVLLALFDPSLVRENRTPLKQVVAIVVDRSGSQTIGERMKQTDAAVAELTKRLKALGNVDIRTIEAGQDAGANDGTQLFSALNTGLADVPAEQVAGVFMITDGVVHDIPASPAGLGFKAPLHALITGHEGERDRRIELVEAPRFGIVGKEQTIALKVLDTDNHGEPVTLDVRRDGNPVATVQANVGETIRVSVKIEHGGDNVIELEVAALPNELTTINNKAVVTIDGVRDKLKVLLVSGEPHQGERMWRNLLKSDANVDLVHFTILRPPEKQDGTPINELSLIAFPTADLFGRKIKDFDLIIFDRYSNQSVLPPVYLDNIVRYVRDGGALMLAAGPDFARSEGIFFSPIGRIAPARPDGTLVEEGFRAGVTDDGKKHPVTRGLVGADQSPPAWAPWFRQISANVMRGTAIMDGAEKKPILVLSREGKGRVAELLSDQMWLWARGYDGGGPYLDLLRRLAHWLMKEPELEEEALRASVDGKTFTITRQSLKAEVPPATVTLPSGKTQSVKLSAGEPGLWTGSIEAKELGLYKVQDGELSILANVGPENPREFQEVVSTTEKLRPLAEATGGTVRRIADGTEGAVTMPRVLEMRDSPIYGGSDYTAIRKTGASEVKGIGFSPLAVGFLGLVMLLGSVLAAWLYEGRRGASA from the coding sequence ATGACCTCATACTCGCTCGCGCTGTCGCCGCTCCTGCCGCTGCCCCTGTTGATCGCGCTGGCGATCGCCGGCGCGGCCATCGTGGCGATCGGCGTCGCCTTGCGCCAGCGCGCGGTCTGGCTGCGCGCGCTCGGCCTCGCGCTCGTGCTGCTCGCGCTCTTCGATCCCTCGCTGGTGCGCGAGAACCGCACGCCGCTGAAGCAGGTCGTGGCGATCGTCGTCGACCGGTCAGGCTCGCAGACCATCGGCGAGCGCATGAAGCAGACCGATGCCGCCGTCGCCGAGCTGACGAAGCGCCTGAAGGCGCTCGGCAACGTCGACATCCGCACCATCGAGGCCGGGCAGGACGCCGGCGCCAACGACGGCACGCAGCTCTTCTCGGCGCTCAACACCGGGCTTGCCGACGTGCCGGCCGAGCAGGTCGCCGGCGTCTTCATGATCACCGACGGCGTCGTCCACGACATCCCGGCGAGCCCGGCGGGGCTCGGCTTCAAGGCGCCGCTGCATGCGCTGATCACCGGCCACGAGGGCGAGCGCGACCGTCGCATCGAGCTCGTCGAGGCGCCGCGCTTCGGCATCGTCGGCAAGGAGCAGACGATCGCGCTGAAGGTGCTCGACACCGACAATCACGGCGAGCCCGTCACGCTCGACGTGCGCCGCGACGGCAACCCCGTCGCGACCGTGCAGGCCAACGTCGGCGAGACGATCCGCGTGTCGGTGAAGATCGAGCACGGCGGCGACAACGTCATCGAGCTCGAGGTGGCGGCGCTGCCGAACGAGCTGACGACGATCAACAACAAGGCCGTCGTGACGATCGACGGCGTGCGCGACAAGCTGAAGGTGCTGCTCGTCTCCGGCGAGCCGCACCAGGGCGAGCGCATGTGGCGCAACCTGCTGAAGTCCGACGCCAACGTCGACCTCGTGCACTTCACCATCCTGCGCCCTCCGGAGAAGCAGGACGGCACGCCGATCAACGAGCTGTCGCTGATCGCCTTTCCGACCGCGGACCTGTTCGGTCGCAAGATCAAGGACTTCGACCTCATCATCTTCGACCGCTACTCGAACCAGAGCGTGCTGCCGCCGGTCTACCTCGACAACATCGTGCGCTACGTGCGCGACGGCGGCGCGCTGATGCTCGCGGCCGGCCCGGACTTCGCCCGCAGCGAGGGCATCTTCTTCTCGCCGATCGGCCGCATCGCCCCGGCGCGCCCCGACGGCACGCTCGTCGAGGAGGGGTTCCGCGCCGGCGTCACCGACGACGGCAAGAAGCATCCCGTGACGCGCGGCCTCGTCGGGGCCGATCAGTCGCCGCCGGCGTGGGCCCCGTGGTTCCGGCAGATCTCGGCCAACGTGATGCGCGGCACCGCCATCATGGACGGCGCCGAGAAGAAGCCGATCCTCGTGCTGTCGCGCGAGGGCAAGGGCCGCGTCGCCGAGCTGCTCTCCGACCAGATGTGGCTTTGGGCGCGCGGCTACGACGGCGGCGGCCCGTATCTCGACCTGCTGCGCCGCCTCGCGCACTGGCTGATGAAGGAGCCCGAGCTCGAGGAGGAGGCGCTGCGCGCCTCGGTCGACGGCAAGACGTTCACGATCACCCGCCAGAGCCTCAAGGCGGAAGTGCCGCCCGCCACCGTCACCCTGCCTTCCGGCAAGACGCAGAGCGTCAAGCTCTCGGCCGGCGAGCCGGGCCTCTGGACCGGCTCGATCGAGGCGAAGGAGCTCGGCCTCTACAAGGTGCAGGACGGCGAGCTGTCGATCCTCGCCAACGTCGGGCCGGAGAACCCCCGCGAGTTCCAGGAGGTCGTCTCGACGACGGAGAAGCTGCGCCCGCTCGCCGAGGCGACCGGCGGCACGGTGCGCCGCATCGCCGACGGCACCGAGGGCGCCGTGACCATGCCGCGCGTCCTCGAGATGCGCGACAGCCCGATCTACGGCGGCTCCGACTACACGGCCATCCGCAAGACCGGCGCAAGCGAGGTGAAGGGCATCGGCTTCTCGCCCCTCGCCGTCGGCTTCCTGGGGCTGGTCATGCTGCTCGGCAGCGTCCTCGCGGCGTGGCTCTACGAGGGGCGGCGCGGCGCGTCGGCATAA
- a CDS encoding hypothetical protein (ID:RHAL1_01189;~source:Prodigal:2.6) yields MSDTASEAPACTLHRRLASYTLVVGAVALFLVLSIVVAATQSGASALVP; encoded by the coding sequence ATGTCGGACACGGCAAGCGAAGCGCCGGCTTGCACGCTTCACCGGCGGCTCGCGAGCTACACGCTCGTGGTCGGCGCCGTCGCGCTGTTCCTGGTCCTCTCGATCGTCGTGGCCGCGACGCAAAGCGGGGCGTCGGCGCTCGTGCCGTGA
- a CDS encoding hypothetical protein (ID:RHAL1_01192;~conserved membrane protein of unknown function;~source:Prodigal:2.6), whose protein sequence is MPDIDRALADIAAIRLQLARGELHRGLGPAAMAATGLLAGAVALGQSWLFPEAGITAYLVTWIAAAVGAAVIAGAELVTRSRRYHSRLADAMIATAVADFLPAAGAGVLLLVVLARVEPGSLWMLPGLWQVLVGLGLFAASRTLPRAVAIVAAFYMVAGLAVLMIAAAGHVPTPGMMGVPFTLGQLGLALVLHIGLRSDHGAA, encoded by the coding sequence ATGCCCGATATCGACCGCGCCCTCGCCGACATCGCTGCCATCCGCCTGCAGCTGGCGCGCGGCGAGTTGCATCGCGGCCTCGGGCCGGCGGCGATGGCGGCGACCGGCCTGCTCGCCGGGGCAGTCGCGCTCGGCCAGAGCTGGCTCTTTCCCGAGGCCGGGATCACCGCCTACCTCGTGACCTGGATCGCGGCTGCCGTCGGCGCGGCTGTCATCGCCGGCGCGGAGCTGGTCACGCGATCGCGGCGCTACCACTCGCGGCTCGCCGACGCGATGATCGCGACGGCGGTCGCCGACTTCCTGCCGGCCGCCGGCGCCGGGGTGCTGCTCCTCGTCGTCCTGGCCCGCGTCGAACCCGGGTCGCTGTGGATGCTGCCGGGCCTCTGGCAGGTGCTCGTCGGGCTCGGCCTGTTTGCCGCGAGCCGCACCCTGCCCCGCGCAGTGGCGATCGTCGCGGCGTTCTACATGGTCGCCGGGCTCGCGGTCCTGATGATCGCCGCGGCCGGCCATGTGCCAACGCCGGGCATGATGGGCGTCCCGTTCACGCTCGGCCAGCTCGGCCTCGCGCTCGTTCTCCACATCGGCCTGCGGAGCGACCATGGCGCGGCGTGA
- a CDS encoding Transport permease protein (ID:RHAL1_01185;~source:Prodigal:2.6): MQASLDSGLGLVAPLERGWHYRELIRAVVRRELAARFRGSILGWLWAVFGPIVMLTAYTIIFSSAVGVPRSAQAGGVGSYALSIFTGLIIFNLFSELAYRAPGLLHEHVHFIKKSIFPSETLAWTATIRALTYAGISFAVLIVFALYRLHGLSWTILFLPFVVIPLQLFLLGATWFLMALGSFTRDVAHLMISIVPVLMFATPIFYTIDDAPRSVRLVMHLNLIGNYVEMVRDILIHGRLPNPFVYLGSVLVSLIVFRFGYRFFQRYKAIFVDVI; the protein is encoded by the coding sequence TTGCAAGCGAGTTTGGACAGTGGGCTTGGCCTCGTCGCGCCGCTGGAGCGCGGCTGGCACTATCGCGAGCTCATCCGCGCGGTCGTCCGCCGCGAGCTGGCCGCAAGGTTCCGCGGCTCCATCCTCGGCTGGCTCTGGGCGGTGTTCGGCCCGATCGTCATGTTGACGGCCTACACGATCATCTTCTCGAGCGCGGTCGGCGTGCCGCGGTCGGCCCAGGCAGGCGGCGTCGGCAGCTACGCGCTGTCGATCTTCACCGGGCTCATCATCTTCAACCTGTTCTCGGAACTCGCCTACCGCGCGCCGGGCCTGCTGCACGAGCACGTGCACTTCATCAAGAAGTCGATCTTCCCGTCCGAGACGCTGGCTTGGACCGCGACGATCCGCGCGCTCACCTATGCCGGCATCTCGTTTGCCGTGCTCATCGTCTTCGCGCTCTACCGGCTCCACGGCCTGTCCTGGACGATCCTCTTCCTGCCGTTCGTCGTCATCCCGCTGCAGCTCTTCCTGCTCGGCGCGACGTGGTTCCTGATGGCGCTCGGCTCGTTCACGCGCGACGTGGCGCATCTGATGATCTCGATCGTCCCCGTCCTCATGTTCGCGACGCCGATCTTCTACACGATCGACGATGCGCCGCGCAGCGTGCGCTTGGTCATGCATCTCAACCTGATCGGCAATTACGTGGAGATGGTCCGCGACATCCTCATCCACGGCCGACTTCCGAATCCGTTCGTCTACCTGGGGTCCGTCCTTGTCTCGCTCATCGTCTTCCGCTTCGGTTATCGATTTTTCCAGCGCTACAAGGCCATCTTCGTCGATGTCATCTGA
- the uppS gene encoding Isoprenyl transferase 1 (ID:RHAL1_01190;~source:Prodigal:2.6), with protein MQSTLLEASSLHVAIIMDGNGRWAERRGKPRTAGHRAGAAALRRTIEAAPPAGIGTLTVFAFSTDNWSRPAEEVEALMVLLSTYLARETRRLADAGVRLEVIGRRDRLADGLVRAIERAEAATATGDKLHLRVALDYSGRDAIVLAAARCGLALTREKFARTLRGTTPDVDLMIRTGGEQRLSDFLLWECAYAELMFSDLMWPDFDGAALDAAVVTFLGRTRRFGGLVVAPAAA; from the coding sequence ATGCAGAGTACTTTGCTTGAGGCAAGCTCGCTGCACGTCGCGATCATCATGGATGGCAACGGGCGCTGGGCTGAGCGGCGCGGCAAGCCGCGCACGGCCGGCCATCGCGCCGGCGCCGCTGCCCTGCGCCGGACGATCGAGGCGGCGCCGCCCGCCGGCATCGGCACGCTCACCGTGTTCGCGTTCTCGACCGACAACTGGAGCCGCCCGGCCGAGGAGGTCGAGGCCTTGATGGTGTTGCTGTCGACCTATCTCGCGCGCGAGACGCGGCGCCTCGCCGATGCCGGCGTGCGGCTCGAGGTGATCGGCCGGCGCGACCGCCTCGCCGACGGGCTCGTCCGGGCGATCGAGCGGGCGGAGGCCGCGACGGCGACCGGCGACAAGCTGCATCTGCGCGTCGCGCTGGACTATTCCGGCCGCGACGCCATCGTCCTCGCCGCGGCCCGCTGCGGCCTCGCGCTGACGCGCGAAAAATTCGCGCGGACGCTGAGGGGAACGACGCCCGACGTCGACCTCATGATCCGCACCGGCGGCGAGCAGCGCCTCTCCGACTTCCTTCTTTGGGAATGCGCCTACGCGGAGCTGATGTTCTCGGACCTCATGTGGCCGGACTTCGATGGCGCCGCGCTCGACGCCGCGGTCGTCACCTTCCTCGGCCGCACGCGCCGCTTCGGCGGCCTCGTCGTCGCGCCCGCCGCGGCCTGA
- a CDS encoding protein of unknown function (ID:RHAL1_01191;~source:Prodigal:2.6), with translation MARRDDPVEKADPGRFAYDGLDRVIHEKARLGVMTSLARHPKGLAFADLKSLCGLTDGNLSRHLQTLEEAGFVAITKGFEAKRPVTVCRLTEKGRRHFLDYLDVLEAIVRDAHEVRKGRDAHEVREGREPHKVRDTDAMPRLKPA, from the coding sequence ATGGCGCGGCGTGACGATCCCGTGGAGAAGGCCGACCCCGGCCGCTTCGCCTACGACGGGCTCGACCGCGTCATCCACGAGAAGGCGCGGCTCGGCGTCATGACCTCGCTCGCGCGCCATCCCAAGGGCCTCGCCTTCGCCGACCTGAAGAGCCTGTGCGGCCTCACCGACGGCAACCTCTCGCGCCATCTGCAGACGCTCGAGGAGGCGGGCTTCGTCGCCATCACGAAAGGGTTCGAGGCCAAACGACCCGTGACGGTCTGCCGGCTGACCGAGAAGGGGCGCCGCCACTTCCTCGACTATCTCGACGTGCTCGAAGCCATCGTGCGCGACGCGCACGAAGTCCGCAAAGGGCGCGACGCGCACGAGGTCCGAGAAGGGCGCGAGCCGCATAAAGTCCGCGACACGGATGCAATGCCGCGGCTCAAGCCGGCCTGA
- a CDS encoding hypothetical protein (ID:RHAL1_01184;~conserved protein of unknown function;~source:Prodigal:2.6), translated as MDKEHIKGAAQKVEGAVKDAAGKLTGNEKLQAEGKADKAAGAARESVGDVKDAGRKAADAVRR; from the coding sequence ATGGACAAGGAACACATCAAGGGCGCGGCGCAGAAGGTCGAGGGCGCCGTGAAGGACGCCGCCGGCAAGCTGACGGGCAACGAGAAGCTGCAGGCCGAGGGCAAGGCCGACAAGGCAGCCGGCGCGGCGCGCGAGTCGGTCGGCGACGTCAAGGATGCCGGCCGCAAGGCCGCCGACGCCGTCCGCCGCTAA
- the rfbB gene encoding O-antigen export system ATP-binding protein RfbB (ID:RHAL1_01186;~source:Prodigal:2.6), giving the protein MSSEPAQTVIRCEGIGKAFQLYMHRNDQLKQTLLGPFGHKFYKEHWVLRDVSFEVARGECVGIIGRNGAGKTTLLQILCGITAQTHGTASIEGRLAPILALGAGFDLDLTGRENVLIGGAILGLKKAEIVARMDSIAKFCDIGDFFYQPLRMYSSGMFARLAFSICAHADADILIVDEALSVGDQAFGAKCDAFIKDFARRGTILVVSHALETLEALCDRLVWIDDGRVRAIGTPSDLIPEYRLVMEHYGEE; this is encoded by the coding sequence ATGTCATCTGAGCCGGCGCAGACGGTCATACGCTGCGAGGGGATCGGGAAGGCCTTCCAGCTCTACATGCATCGCAACGACCAGCTGAAGCAGACGCTGCTCGGCCCGTTCGGACACAAGTTCTACAAGGAGCACTGGGTGCTTCGCGACGTCTCCTTCGAGGTGGCGCGCGGCGAATGCGTCGGCATCATCGGCCGCAACGGCGCCGGCAAGACGACGCTGCTGCAGATCCTCTGCGGCATCACCGCCCAGACGCACGGCACCGCCTCGATCGAGGGCCGGCTGGCGCCGATCCTGGCGCTCGGCGCCGGGTTCGACCTCGATCTCACCGGCCGCGAGAACGTGCTGATCGGCGGCGCCATCCTCGGGCTCAAGAAGGCCGAGATCGTCGCGCGGATGGATTCGATCGCCAAATTCTGCGACATCGGCGACTTCTTCTACCAGCCGCTGCGCATGTACTCCTCGGGCATGTTCGCCCGCCTCGCCTTCTCGATCTGCGCGCATGCCGACGCCGACATCCTCATCGTCGACGAGGCGCTCTCCGTCGGCGACCAAGCCTTCGGCGCCAAGTGCGACGCCTTCATCAAGGACTTCGCCCGCAGAGGCACGATCCTCGTCGTCTCGCATGCGCTCGAGACGCTCGAGGCGCTCTGCGACCGTCTGGTCTGGATCGACGACGGCAGGGTGCGCGCCATCGGCACGCCTTCCGACCTCATCCCGGAATACCGCCTCGTCATGGAGCATTACGGCGAGGAATAG
- a CDS encoding hypothetical protein (ID:RHAL1_01188;~conserved membrane protein of unknown function;~source:Prodigal:2.6) — translation MIAVDPSLLALLFSVALLAGALDAIAGGGALLTIPALLLTGLDPVVAIATSKAQSSFGNASACAYFARRGFYGWRRGLAIALVAAGFGALGALLITFVPRRVLIAAVPLVLIGVALYFAFGHRPREGERRARLAFPRFVALVIPPLALYDGVFGPGTGMFMMMAFVLLNGRHIVDANAQTKLSNTSSNLGAFLSFLASGHIEWRIAAVMIVGAVAGGQLGSHLALRHGARIIRPVVVVFCCVLAVKLLADPANPLRMWVMSLVR, via the coding sequence ATGATCGCCGTCGACCCCAGCCTGCTGGCGCTGCTCTTCTCCGTCGCGCTGCTCGCCGGCGCGCTCGACGCGATCGCCGGCGGCGGCGCGCTGCTGACCATCCCGGCGCTGCTGCTCACGGGGCTCGACCCGGTCGTCGCGATCGCCACCAGCAAGGCGCAGTCGAGCTTCGGCAATGCGTCGGCCTGCGCCTACTTTGCCCGACGCGGCTTCTACGGCTGGCGGCGCGGCCTCGCCATCGCCCTCGTCGCGGCAGGCTTCGGCGCGCTTGGCGCGCTGCTCATCACCTTCGTGCCCCGGCGCGTGCTCATCGCGGCGGTGCCGCTCGTGCTGATCGGCGTCGCGCTCTACTTCGCCTTTGGCCATCGCCCGCGCGAGGGGGAGCGCCGGGCGCGGCTCGCCTTCCCGCGCTTTGTGGCGCTCGTGATCCCGCCGCTGGCGCTCTACGACGGGGTGTTTGGCCCCGGCACCGGCATGTTCATGATGATGGCCTTCGTGCTGCTGAACGGCCGCCACATCGTCGACGCCAACGCGCAGACGAAGCTCTCCAACACCTCGAGCAACCTCGGCGCATTCCTCAGCTTCCTGGCGAGCGGGCACATCGAGTGGCGGATCGCCGCCGTGATGATCGTCGGCGCCGTCGCGGGCGGCCAGCTCGGCTCGCACCTCGCGCTGCGTCATGGCGCCCGCATCATCCGGCCGGTCGTTGTCGTCTTCTGCTGCGTGCTGGCAGTGAAGCTGCTCGCCGACCCGGCGAACCCGCTGCGGATGTGGGTGATGTCGTTGGTTCGCTGA